A stretch of the Erinaceus europaeus chromosome 23, mEriEur2.1, whole genome shotgun sequence genome encodes the following:
- the LOC103116121 gene encoding olfactory receptor 7G2-like codes for METRNRTDDPVFFLMGFTEDPALQSLLFCLFLVVYLVTILGNLLIILAVISDSPLHTPMYFFLSNLSLNDICVSTTTLPKMLVNMQTQDLSITYLGCLSQTTFVQIFLGLENCLLGVMAYDRFVAICHPLRYTVIMNPCHCSLLMALSLFLSLLDALIHTLLALKLSFCLDLEVPQFFCELAQLLNLACSDTFINHLLIYVMAVFFGGIPLSGIIFSYTRIISSVLKMHSREGKLKAFSTCGSHLSVVSLFYGTCIGVYFTSEVIESSGRTTAASAMYIIVPQMMNPFIYSLRNQDVKDSLRKLFRGRPFFPVT; via the coding sequence ATGGAAACCAGAAATAGGACAGATGATCCAGTGTTCTTTCTCATGGGATTCACAGAGGATCCAGCTCTCCAGTCTCTTCTGTTCTGCCTGTTTCTGGTTGTGTATCTGGTCACCATCCTGGGGAATCTTCTCATCATCCTGGCTGTCATCTCTGACTCCCCTctccacacccccatgtacttcttcctctccAACCTGTCCTTGAATGACATCTGTGTcagcaccaccaccctccccaagATGCTGGTGAACATGCAAACGCAAGATCTGAGCATCACTTATCTAGGCTGCCTGAGCCAGACCACCTTTGTCCAGATTTTTCTTGGTTTGGAAAATTGCCTCCTTGGAGTCATGGCTTATGACCGCTTTGTGGCCATCTGTCACCCTTTGAGATATACGGTCATTATGAATCCATGCCACTGCAGTCTCCTGATGGCACTCTCACTGTTTCTAAGTCTTCTAGATGCCCTCATCCACACACTCCTAGCTCTTAAACTGTCCTTCTGCTTGGATTTAGAAGTCCCTCAGTTCTTCTGCGAGTTGGCTCAGCTTCTCAACTTGGCTTGTTCTGATACTTTTATTAATCACCTTCTAATATATGTCATGGCTGTCTTCTTTGGGGGTATTCCTCTGTCTGGGATCATCTTCTCTTATACCCGGATCATCTCTTCtgttttaaaaatgcattcaAGAGAgggaaaactgaaagctttctctACCTGTGGGTCTCACCTGTCCGTTGTTTCTTTGTTCTATGGGACATGCATTGGTGTTTATTTTACTTCTGAAGTCATTGAATCTTCTGGGAGGACCACAGCGGCTTCAGCAATGTACATCATTGTACCTCAGATGATGAATCCTTTTATCTATAGCCTGAGGAACCAGGACGTGAAGGATTCCTTGAGAAAACTCTTCAGGGGAAGACCATTTTTTCCTGTGACTTAA
- the LOC103116120 gene encoding olfactory receptor 7D2 has protein sequence MEAGNQSRLIEFTLLGFSKDPELQPLVFGLFLSMYLVTVLGNLLIILVSVSDSHLHTPMYFFLSNLSLVDICFTTTIVPKILMDIQRQNQAISYLGCMIQVYLTMLFPILDTLLLTTMAYGRFVAICHPLHYTVIMNPQLCGLLVLLTWVVGLLTSLLHMSLMVDLNFCDDLEVAHFFCELTQILRLACSDTFLNSSLIYFMTGLLGVFPLLGILFSYWRIAACIQRMSSSSGKKKAFSTCGSHLSVVSLFFGTGVGVYFTSALAQSPQKVSVASVMYTVVTPMLNPFIYSLRNKDVKGALRKIFSQATSCP, from the coding sequence ATGGAGGCAGGAAACCAATCAAGACTCATAGAATTCACCCTTCTAGGATTCTCCAAAGACCCAGAACTGCAACCCCTTGTATTTGGACTCTTCCTGTCCATGTACCTGGTCACTGTGCTTGGGAACCTGCTCATCATCCTGGTCAGTGTCTCTGACTCCCATctccacacccccatgtacttcttcctctccAACCTGTCATTGGTGGACATCTGTTTCACTACCACCATCGTCCCCAAGATTCTGATGGACATCCAGAGGCAGAACCAAGCCATCTCTTACCTGGGTTGCATGATTCAGGTGTACCTCACCATGTTATTTCCCATCCTGGACACCCTTCTGCTCACTACAATGGCCTATGGCCGCTTTGTGGCCATCTGTCACCCCCTGCATTACACAGTCATTATGAACCCCCAGCTATGTGGCCTGTTGGTTTTGCTCACCTGGGTTGTTGGCCTCCTGACCTCCCTCCTTCATATGTCACTGATGGTGGACCTGAACTTCTGCGATGATTTGGAAGTTGCTCATTTCTTCTGTGAACTGACACAGATCCTCAGGCTGGCCTGCTCGGACACCTTCCTCAACAGTTCACTGATCTATTTTATGACAGGTCTGCTGGGCGTTTTCCCTCTCTTGGGGATCCTTTTCTCCTATTGGAGAATTGCAGCCTGCATTCAGAGAATGTCTTCATCAAGCgggaagaagaaagcattttctaCCTGTGGGTCTCATCTGTCAGTGGTGTCCCTCTTCTTTGGGACAGGGGTAGGGGTCTACTTCACGTCAGCCCTGGCTCAGTCTCCACAGAAAGTCTCAGTGGCCTCTGTGATGTACACTGTGGTCACCCCCATGCTGAATCCTTTTATTTACAGTCTGAGGAACAAGGATGTGAAAGGGGCCTTGAGGAAAATCTTCAGCCAAGCTACCTCATGTCCGTGA